In the genome of Achromobacter sp. MFA1 R4, the window GCAGCGGCGGCCGCGACACGCGCGGCATGATCCGCCAGCACCAATTCGACAAGGTCGAAATGGTGCAGATCACGCAGCCGGACCAGTCGTACGAGGCCCTCGAGGAAATGGTCGGCCACGCCGAGCGCGTGCTGCAATTGCTGAACCTGCCTTACCGCGTGGTGCTGCTGTGCACGGGCGACATGGGTTTCGGTTCCGCCAAGACCTATGACCTGGAAGTGTGGCTGCCGGCCCAGAACACGTGGCGCGAAATCTCGTCGGTCTCCAATTGCGAAACCTTCCAGGCCCGCCGCATGCAGGCCCGTTTCCGCAACGCGCAGGGCAAGCCGGAATACGTGCACACGTTGAACGGGTCGGGATTGGCCGTGGGCCGCGCGCTGGTCGCCGTGCTGGAAAACCACCAGCAGGCCGACGGCAGCGTGCTGATTCCCGAAGCGCTGCAGCCTTATATGGGCGGTCTGACGGTGCTCAAACCCTGATAACCGCGCCGTGTCCATCGGCCATATGGCCGATAAAAAGACGGAGCCTTCGGGCTCCGTTTTTTTTTATCATTGCGACATAATCCTGTCGCTTTGGAACGCTATTCTGCTCGCGTGAGTGCTTGATTTTTGATGTGAGCAATTGTGTATTTGCCATAAAAGGGCCGGATAGTTACGGCACAATACACCGGCGTTCTACACGCTTCATTCACTTATATAACAAGGAGTTGTCCATGACTTCAAGAATGATTGGAGATTTTCGTGTGAGATGCTCTGTGGCCAAGGAAGACGAGCAAGGCTACCGCGTGCAAATATGGACGCGCCGTATCGGCGGAACCGCACCGGAAAAATGCTGGACCGTGCCGGGACAGGCGCCGTTCGCAGACTTGCACGAAGCAGAACAGGAAAGCCGTCACTTGTTCCAGGGTATCAATGGTGTGCGTTTCAACGGTGAACCGGAGTTTGCTCATGCGTCCGCATAATGGCTGGTGGCGGGCGTCGAGTGCGCCCCGTCGATGGATCGATCTCGTTCAGGAATCACCGCGCTGGGCCGACGACAAGGTCAAGCAGGTGCCGCAGCAACCGGCTCCGCTGGCCGTCAAACCCGTCCAGGCTCCCGCAGCCTGACAGGTCAAGCGCCGGGGCACCGGACATTGCCCCCACGAAAATAAGGCCACTCATCGAGTGGCCTTTTTTTGTTCGTGCGGGATTGCGCGGGTTCAGTCGTCGCGTCCGTGTCCATGACCGCGGCCGCGGTAATGGCCGTGACCATGCTTGGGCCCGTGATAATGCCCGCGGTCATAATAGCGGCCGCCGCGGTAATACACCGGCGCCGGATAAACCACGGGCGGCGCCACGTAGACCGGCGCGGGCCGGTAATAGACGGGCGGCGGCGGCACGTAGACCGGCTGCGGCGCGACATAGACGGGCGCCGGGTAGACGACGCCCGGGATGCCGATGGAGATGCCGACGTCCACGCGCGCCATGGCGACGCTGGAGATCAGCAGACCCGCGGCACCCACACTTGCGATAAGCCATTTTTTCATCTTGCACCTGCCTACTGCCTGACGCAGCAAAGTTGAGTATTCGTTGACGCTATTTTCGGCGGTTTGCGCCAGCTATTCGTAAGCAACGCGGGCGCAATGGCGACAATCCGCAACCGCACCCCATTTCAAATGCAAGCAGTTGCTGCACTGCGGCAGCGGGCGCCCGCTCTGGCGGATCCGGTATTGAAGTCGATTGAAATAGCCTGGAATGTGCTGAAGCGGGGCGCCCGGGTTACATGTCGTCACTATGTGCGGAGCGTCACGGGTAACGCATGTTGCGGCCGCGCCCCGGCGGGTCACGCGTCCGCGGATTCGTAGGGCACGGATTGGCGATATTCGACCACCCATACCCACGGATTCGCGGCCCAGGCGTGGGCTCCGTAGCGCTCACACCACATCAGGGCAAATGCGGTCTGCAGCGGCACGCCGGGCAATAGCGCCGAACTCTGATAGAGGGCGTGCGTGCCTTCGGCACGCGCGTCGGCTTCGGTCAGGTGCTGCAGGCGCTGGATGCGCACGCCCACCACGACGGCGGTGGCAAACGGGGTGCCAGCTTCATCGGTGAGGATGATGGTTTCCCCGGATTTTCCGTAGGGGCAGCGCACCCAGCTGGAGGTCTTGCGCAATTCGGAAGGATTATCGGGCGAGGGGCCCATGGCTACCCACCTGCCCGAATCCGCGGCGTCCGCATACCAGACCGTGGTGAACTTGGACGGCTGCGGCTTCAGGATGCGCCGGCTCTGCACCTTGGCGCCATCCAGGACGGCCTTTTTAAGCGGTTCGCTAAACTGAAGTGACTGCCGTTTCATGTGCTAGCTGTTTCCCTCGCGATCAACGCTTGCGCGCCTCTTGCTGTTGTGGCCGGGGCCGGCAC includes:
- a CDS encoding virulence factor: MKKWLIASVGAAGLLISSVAMARVDVGISIGIPGVVYPAPVYVAPQPVYVPPPPVYYRPAPVYVAPPVVYPAPVYYRGGRYYDRGHYHGPKHGHGHYRGRGHGHGRDD
- a CDS encoding ASCH domain-containing protein; this encodes MKRQSLQFSEPLKKAVLDGAKVQSRRILKPQPSKFTTVWYADAADSGRWVAMGPSPDNPSELRKTSSWVRCPYGKSGETIILTDEAGTPFATAVVVGVRIQRLQHLTEADARAEGTHALYQSSALLPGVPLQTAFALMWCERYGAHAWAANPWVWVVEYRQSVPYESADA